The following proteins are encoded in a genomic region of Methylococcales bacterium:
- the gap gene encoding type I glyceraldehyde-3-phosphate dehydrogenase: MAIKVAINGYGRIGRNIVRALYEAGRTDEIEIVAINDLGNPETNAHLTKYDTVHGRFAGEVSVDGDYMIVNGDKIKVLSERDPSKLPWAELGIDVVHECTGFFASKAKASAHLEAGAKKVIISAPGGADVDATIVYGVNDKILKASDTVISNASCTTNCLAPLVKPLIDSIGVEHGLMTTIHSYTNDQVLTDVYHPDLLRARSATQSMIPTKTGAAVAVGLVLPEMAGKLDGFAMRVPTINVSIVDLSFQASRNTTKEEIDEILTAASETSLKGILEINREPLVSMDFNHNPASSIYESALTKVTSGNFVKVLSWYDNEWGFSNRMLDTTVALINAK; this comes from the coding sequence ATGGCAATTAAAGTTGCAATCAATGGTTATGGTCGTATTGGACGCAATATCGTTCGCGCCTTATATGAAGCAGGTCGTACCGATGAAATTGAAATTGTAGCCATTAATGACTTAGGTAACCCTGAGACTAATGCACATTTAACAAAATACGATACCGTACACGGTCGTTTCGCAGGTGAAGTTTCTGTTGATGGTGATTACATGATCGTCAATGGTGACAAAATAAAAGTTCTTTCTGAAAGAGATCCTTCAAAATTACCTTGGGCTGAATTAGGGATTGATGTTGTCCATGAGTGTACTGGTTTTTTTGCAAGTAAAGCCAAAGCCTCTGCTCACCTTGAAGCAGGCGCAAAAAAAGTTATTATTTCAGCACCCGGTGGTGCAGATGTTGATGCAACCATCGTTTATGGGGTCAATGACAAAATATTAAAAGCATCGGATACCGTTATTTCTAATGCCTCATGTACCACTAACTGTTTAGCACCTTTAGTTAAACCGTTAATTGATAGTATTGGTGTTGAACATGGTTTGATGACAACGATTCATTCGTATACCAATGATCAAGTATTAACCGATGTTTATCATCCTGATTTATTGCGCGCACGTTCCGCAACTCAATCAATGATTCCTACAAAAACAGGCGCGGCAGTTGCGGTTGGTTTAGTTTTACCTGAAATGGCGGGTAAATTGGACGGCTTTGCCATGCGTGTTCCAACGATTAACGTTTCAATCGTTGATTTATCGTTCCAAGCGTCAAGAAATACCACGAAAGAAGAGATCGACGAAATCTTAACAGCAGCCTCTGAAACTTCATTAAAAGGTATTTTAGAAATTAACAGAGAGCCTTTAGTTTCTATGGATTTTAACCATAACCCAGCCTCGTCTATTTATGAATCTGCGTTAACTAAAGTAACATCAGGCAATTTTGTTAAAGTACTTTCTTGGTACGATAATGAATGGGGTTTCTCTAATCGTATGTTGGATACTACGGTTGCACTTATCAACGCAAAATAA